A single window of Rhizophagus irregularis chromosome 28, complete sequence DNA harbors:
- a CDS encoding uncharacterized protein (SECRETED:cutsite_ALA-EQ; SECRETED:prob_0.9042); SECRETED:SignalP(1-23), which yields MRPTMILFYICFITIVLSRLALAEQFTLQIETDLKIIQSTSFKNGSILLSLTKLETENCKVQNLSFIIIPTNDRSPINTVTHYIPAENFCFNSTIGMNTIPPMESSCNVNPYGFGCNVNCDKNPKHLECEVIPICDGTDGAGKKPVVPGCNGAALDCAKYPTAPNCLPNCTETSGTPGCPLDCVKYPGALACVPNCSNKPYLPGCNDCIYNPNASGCNVCGEPNSQKIWRCQFGYCDSNPNAPECRLIKDKINFHTNSNNIIITSYYCNLLLNGDTCFSLIGVETNKKMKFLNNLSKRTFEESCENGKIVKNIYSKGLIYVCYKSKNEKIFWRTYKFDSSLEKIGEGQIYPPVSIYTFNSYLTNVFAIEDGGYCIITSDININNGTTIFARFIQKDSTGEMKGPFRIYWNNTVTRLRIYVCNIAYQSSGYSCIIQTTNGNQVIYNEIDFFLSYDEVIVKVIVLNLNLSNNDVITDVLPLNFGGYFITTMNRINGNGSAFTIDNEGVIHGDWDWHQAPWEFFYTSHVLPNNTIVAIPKAASIFDEINRQKIPIISTDQFTNFSTVVGGDGTVPGGPGGYGCSKILSTTPLKNSIITTNQEFTITYNTPVIRSTGSFSVFQVNGDDIILKQTIPATNKQFVEFENENTVKLTILPSALNKFSARYYITVDHDFVKEQSGQNVIGIRENIWNFTTDLSSSTDVETGGTVSTIIRLTLEGSLGYIRYQDTTKNSVNVLGTILSRAISCDGLCLNITKYYQHDATSCKGSCSFITYYTYDKHMYLKKDENSYLFNNAHEVYRYQIIFRVDISKNGQSSSEQLAKDLNETITYQDMNSLSELNWFLDASYGAPITEKLWKKYWGLLPAACILFVIGLLLIIKRDFRDFFPIFLSGLILIDLALDIAFIIFHKGDFVWILPAT from the exons ATGAGACCTAcgatgatattattttatatttgtttcatTACAATTGTCTTGTCCCGATTGGCCTTGGCTGAACAGTTTACTCTTCAAATTGAAACTgatcttaaaataattcaaagcACTAGTTTTAAAAATGGATCTATCTTATTAAGTTTAACCAAACTTGAAACTGAAAATTGTAAGGTgcaaaatttatcttttattataattcctaCTAATGATCGGTCACCAATAAATACTGTAACCCATTATATTCCTGcggaaaatttttgttttaattcaaCTATTGGAATGAATACTATTCCTCCGATGGAAAGTTCATGTAATGTCAATCCTTATGGATTTGGATGTAATGTTAATTGTGACAAAAATCCAAAACACTTGGAATGTGAAGTAATTCCAATATGCGACGGAACTGACGGAGCGGGTAAAAAACCTGTTGTTCCTGGGTGTAATGGTGCGGCATTGGACTGCGCGAAATATCCAACAGCTCCCAATTGTTTACCGAATTGTACTGAAACATCTGGAACACCTGGATGTCCGTTGGATTGTGTGAAATATCCAGGCGCTTTAGCATGTGTACCAAATTGTTCTAATAAACCGTATTTACCTGGATGTAATGATTGTATTTATAATCCAAATGCTTCAGGGTGTAATGTATGCGGCGAACCAAATTCACAAAAGATATGGAGATGTCAATTTGGATATTGCGATAGTAATCCTAATGCACCAGAATGCAGATTAATTaaggataaaataaattttcataccaattcgaataatattattattacatcatattATTGTAACCTTTTATTAAATGGTGACACTTGTTTTAGTTTAATCGGAGtggaaacaaataaaaagatgaaatttcTCAACAATTTGAGTAAACG tACATTCGAGGAATCATGCGAAAATggtaaaattgttaaaaatatttatagtaaagGACTTATATATGTATGTTATAAATctaagaatgaaaaaattttttggagaacttataaatttgatagtagttt AGAAAAAATAGGAGAAGGACAAATATACCCCCCGGTTTCTATATACACATTTAACTCGTATCTTACAAACGTATTCGCAATAGAAGATGGTGGATATTGTATAATAACAagtgatataaatataaataatggaaCAACAATATTTGCTAGATTTATACAAAAAGATTCTACAGGTGAAATGAAAGGTCCTTTTAGGATTTATTGGAATAACACAGTAACTAGATTACGTATATACGTATGTAATATAGCATATCAATCATCAGGTTATAGTTGTATTATTCAAACAACTAATGGAAATcaagtaatatataatgaaattgatttctttttaagTTATGACGAGGTTATCGTAAAagtaattgttttaaatttaaatctatCGAATAATGACGTTATTACTGACGTTTTGCCGTTAAATTTTGGTGGGTATTTTATTACAACAATGAATAGAATTAATGGAAATGGAAGTGCCTTTACTATTGATAATGAAGGAGTAATTCATGGAGATTGGGATTGGCATCAGGCTCCTTGGGAATTCTTTTACACTAGTCATGTACTTCCCAATAACACTATTGTTGCTATTCCAAAAGCTGCTTCAATTTTTGATGAGATTAACAGACAAAAAATTCCCATTATATCAACTGatcaatttacaaatttttctaCAG ttgtAGGAGGAGATGGAACGGTGCCAGGAGGACCAGGAGGATATGGATGTTCGAAAATATTATCCACAACtccattaaaaaattctataattacaACAAATCAAGAATTTACCATTACATATAATACACCTGTAATTAGATCAACAGGAAGTTTTAGTGTTTTCCAAGTTAATGGagatgatattattttaaaacaaactATTCCCGcaacaaataaacaatttgtTGAATTTGAAAACGAAAATACTGTTAAATTGACGATCTTACCCTCTGccctaaataaatttagtgCTCGTTATTACATTACTGTTGATCATGATTTTGTAAAAGAACAAAGTGGTCAAAATGTTATTGGTATTAGAGAAAACATTTGGAATTTTACTACAG atttatctTCTTCAACTGATGTTGAAACAGGGG GAACAGTAAGTACAATTATCCGATTAACACTTGAAGGATCGTTAGGTTATATAAGATATCAGGACACAACAAAAAATAGTGTAAATGTATTGGGAACTATATTAAGTAGAGCAATATCATGTGATGGACTATGTTTAAACATCACCAAATATTATCAACATGATGCAACTTCATGTAAAGGATCATGCTCATTTATCACTTATTATACTTATGATAAAcatatgtatttaaaaaaagatgaaaattcatatttatttaataatgcgCATGAAGTATATCGATATCAGATTATATTCAGAGTTGATATTTCCAAAAATGGACAATCTAGTTCAGAACAACTTGCAAAAGATTTAAATGAAACAATTACATATCAAGACATGAATTCATTATCAGAATTGAATTGGTTTCTCGATGCATCATATGGAGCTCCTATAACCGAAaaactttggaaaaaatattggGGCCTTCTTCCCGCGGcttgtattttatttgttattggGTTGTTGCTTATTATCAAAAGAGACTTTAGGGACTTTTTCCCAATTTTCTTATCTGGATTGATTCTAATTGACTTAGCGTTAGATATTGCATTTATAATCTTTCATAAAGGAGATTTTGTATGGATTTTACCTGCAACGTAA